In Cynocephalus volans isolate mCynVol1 chromosome 16, mCynVol1.pri, whole genome shotgun sequence, the following proteins share a genomic window:
- the AMZ2 gene encoding archaemetzincin-2 isoform X4 — translation MQTLRHSEQTLKTALISKNPVLVSQYEKLDVGEQRLMNEAFQPATELFGPITLHSQSDWITTHPEAPQDFEQFFSDPYRKTPSPEKRSIYIQPIGHILNFLKRKKPEDAFCVVGITMIDLYPRDSWNFVFGQASLTDGVGIFSFARYGSDFYSSYYGGKVKKLQKKSSSDYSVFDNYYIPEITSVLLLRSCKTLTHEIGHIFGLRHCQWLACLMQGSNHLEEADRRPLNLCPICLRKLQCAIGFNIVERYKALVRWIDDDSADTPGVTPKNSRADNVNLPKPVEAFKEWKEWIIKCLAVLQK, via the exons ATGCAAACATTACGGCACTCTGAACAGACGCTAAAAACAGCTCTCATCTCAAAGAACCCAGTGCTTGTGTCACAGTATGAGAAATTAGATGTTGGGGAACAGCGTTTAATGAATGAAGCCTTCCAGCCAGCCACTGAACTCTTTGGACCTATTACCTTGCATTCACAATCAGATTGGATCACCACCCATCCTGAGGCTCCCCAAGACTTTGAGCAGTTTTTCAGTGATCCTTACAGAAAGACACCCTCTCCAGAGAAACGCAGTATTTATATACAGCCCATTG ggCACATCCTGAatttcttaaaaaggaagaaacctgAAGATGCCTTCTGTGTTGTGGGGATAACAATGATTGATCTCTACCCAAGAGACTCCTGGAATTTTGTCTTTGGACAGGCCTCTTTGACAGATG GTGTGGGGATATTCAGCTTTGCCAGGTATGGCAGTGATTTTTATAGCTCATACTATGGAGGCAAAGTGAAGAAGCTCCAGAAAAAATCTTCGAGTGACTATTCAGTTTTTGATAACTATTATATTCCTGAAATAACTAGCGTTTTGCTGCTTCGATCTTGTAAG ACTTTAACCCATGAGATTGGACACATATTTGGACTGCGACACTGCCAGTGGCTTGCCTGCCTAATGCAGGGCTCCAACCACCTGGAGGAAGCGGACCGGCGCCCTCTAAACCTTTGCCCTATCTGTTTGCGCAAGTTGCAGTGCGCTATTGGCTTCAACATTGTAGAAAGATACAAA gcGCTAGTGAGGTGGATTGATGATGACTCTGCTGACACACCTGGAGTGACTCCAAAAAATAGCCGTGCGGATAATGTGAACTTGCCGAAACCTGTTGAAGCTTTTAAGGAATGGAAAGAGTGGATAATAAAATGCCTTGCTGTTCTTCAAAAATGA
- the AMZ2 gene encoding archaemetzincin-2 isoform X1 — translation MQTLRHSEQTLKTALISKNPVLVSQYEKLDVGEQRLMNEAFQPATELFGPITLHSQSDWITTHPEAPQDFEQFFSDPYRKTPSPEKRSIYIQPIGSLGNTRIISEEYVKWLKGYCEAFFYGLTVKLLEPIPVSATRCSFRVNDNTQNLQIHAGHILNFLKRKKPEDAFCVVGITMIDLYPRDSWNFVFGQASLTDGVGIFSFARYGSDFYSSYYGGKVKKLQKKSSSDYSVFDNYYIPEITSVLLLRSCKTLTHEIGHIFGLRHCQWLACLMQGSNHLEEADRRPLNLCPICLRKLQCAIGFNIVERYKVNGGQGRGHWALVRWIDDDSADTPGVTPKNSRADNVNLPKPVEAFKEWKEWIIKCLAVLQK, via the exons ATGCAAACATTACGGCACTCTGAACAGACGCTAAAAACAGCTCTCATCTCAAAGAACCCAGTGCTTGTGTCACAGTATGAGAAATTAGATGTTGGGGAACAGCGTTTAATGAATGAAGCCTTCCAGCCAGCCACTGAACTCTTTGGACCTATTACCTTGCATTCACAATCAGATTGGATCACCACCCATCCTGAGGCTCCCCAAGACTTTGAGCAGTTTTTCAGTGATCCTTACAGAAAGACACCCTCTCCAGAGAAACGCAGTATTTATATACAGCCCATTG GATCTCTAGGAAACACCAGAATTATCAGTGAAGAATATGTTAAATGGCTCAAGGGGTACTGTGAAGCATTTTTCTATGGCTTGACAGTAAAACTCCTGGAACCGATTCCTGTTTCTGCAACGAGGTGTTCCTTTAGAGTCAATGATAACACACAAAACCTACAAATTCATGCAG ggCACATCCTGAatttcttaaaaaggaagaaacctgAAGATGCCTTCTGTGTTGTGGGGATAACAATGATTGATCTCTACCCAAGAGACTCCTGGAATTTTGTCTTTGGACAGGCCTCTTTGACAGATG GTGTGGGGATATTCAGCTTTGCCAGGTATGGCAGTGATTTTTATAGCTCATACTATGGAGGCAAAGTGAAGAAGCTCCAGAAAAAATCTTCGAGTGACTATTCAGTTTTTGATAACTATTATATTCCTGAAATAACTAGCGTTTTGCTGCTTCGATCTTGTAAG ACTTTAACCCATGAGATTGGACACATATTTGGACTGCGACACTGCCAGTGGCTTGCCTGCCTAATGCAGGGCTCCAACCACCTGGAGGAAGCGGACCGGCGCCCTCTAAACCTTTGCCCTATCTGTTTGCGCAAGTTGCAGTGCGCTATTGGCTTCAACATTGTAGAAAGATACAAAGTAAAtgggggccagggcagggggcacTGG gcGCTAGTGAGGTGGATTGATGATGACTCTGCTGACACACCTGGAGTGACTCCAAAAAATAGCCGTGCGGATAATGTGAACTTGCCGAAACCTGTTGAAGCTTTTAAGGAATGGAAAGAGTGGATAATAAAATGCCTTGCTGTTCTTCAAAAATGA
- the AMZ2 gene encoding archaemetzincin-2 isoform X5, with product MKPSSQPLNSLDLLPCIHNQIGSPPILRLPKTLSSFSVILTERHPLQRNAVFIYSPLVYIGSLGNTRIISEEYVKWLKGYCEAFFYGLTVKLLEPIPVSATRCSFRVNDNTQNLQIHAGHILNFLKRKKPEDAFCVVGITMIDLYPRDSWNFVFGQASLTDGVGIFSFARYGSDFYSSYYGGKVKKLQKKSSSDYSVFDNYYIPEITSVLLLRSCKTLTHEIGHIFGLRHCQWLACLMQGSNHLEEADRRPLNLCPICLRKLQCAIGFNIVERYKALVRWIDDDSADTPGVTPKNSRADNVNLPKPVEAFKEWKEWIIKCLAVLQK from the exons ATGAAGCCTTCCAGCCAGCCACTGAACTCTTTGGACCTATTACCTTGCATTCACAATCAGATTGGATCACCACCCATCCTGAGGCTCCCCAAGACTTTGAGCAGTTTTTCAGTGATCCTTACAGAAAGACACCCTCTCCAGAGAAACGCAGTATTTATATACAGCCCATTGGTATATATTG GATCTCTAGGAAACACCAGAATTATCAGTGAAGAATATGTTAAATGGCTCAAGGGGTACTGTGAAGCATTTTTCTATGGCTTGACAGTAAAACTCCTGGAACCGATTCCTGTTTCTGCAACGAGGTGTTCCTTTAGAGTCAATGATAACACACAAAACCTACAAATTCATGCAG ggCACATCCTGAatttcttaaaaaggaagaaacctgAAGATGCCTTCTGTGTTGTGGGGATAACAATGATTGATCTCTACCCAAGAGACTCCTGGAATTTTGTCTTTGGACAGGCCTCTTTGACAGATG GTGTGGGGATATTCAGCTTTGCCAGGTATGGCAGTGATTTTTATAGCTCATACTATGGAGGCAAAGTGAAGAAGCTCCAGAAAAAATCTTCGAGTGACTATTCAGTTTTTGATAACTATTATATTCCTGAAATAACTAGCGTTTTGCTGCTTCGATCTTGTAAG ACTTTAACCCATGAGATTGGACACATATTTGGACTGCGACACTGCCAGTGGCTTGCCTGCCTAATGCAGGGCTCCAACCACCTGGAGGAAGCGGACCGGCGCCCTCTAAACCTTTGCCCTATCTGTTTGCGCAAGTTGCAGTGCGCTATTGGCTTCAACATTGTAGAAAGATACAAA gcGCTAGTGAGGTGGATTGATGATGACTCTGCTGACACACCTGGAGTGACTCCAAAAAATAGCCGTGCGGATAATGTGAACTTGCCGAAACCTGTTGAAGCTTTTAAGGAATGGAAAGAGTGGATAATAAAATGCCTTGCTGTTCTTCAAAAATGA
- the AMZ2 gene encoding archaemetzincin-2 isoform X3 → MQTLRHSEQTLKTALISKNPVLVSQYEKLDVGEQRLMNEAFQPATELFGPITLHSQSDWITTHPEAPQDFEQFFSDPYRKTPSPEKRSIYIQPIGHILNFLKRKKPEDAFCVVGITMIDLYPRDSWNFVFGQASLTDGVGIFSFARYGSDFYSSYYGGKVKKLQKKSSSDYSVFDNYYIPEITSVLLLRSCKTLTHEIGHIFGLRHCQWLACLMQGSNHLEEADRRPLNLCPICLRKLQCAIGFNIVERYKVNGGQGRGHWALVRWIDDDSADTPGVTPKNSRADNVNLPKPVEAFKEWKEWIIKCLAVLQK, encoded by the exons ATGCAAACATTACGGCACTCTGAACAGACGCTAAAAACAGCTCTCATCTCAAAGAACCCAGTGCTTGTGTCACAGTATGAGAAATTAGATGTTGGGGAACAGCGTTTAATGAATGAAGCCTTCCAGCCAGCCACTGAACTCTTTGGACCTATTACCTTGCATTCACAATCAGATTGGATCACCACCCATCCTGAGGCTCCCCAAGACTTTGAGCAGTTTTTCAGTGATCCTTACAGAAAGACACCCTCTCCAGAGAAACGCAGTATTTATATACAGCCCATTG ggCACATCCTGAatttcttaaaaaggaagaaacctgAAGATGCCTTCTGTGTTGTGGGGATAACAATGATTGATCTCTACCCAAGAGACTCCTGGAATTTTGTCTTTGGACAGGCCTCTTTGACAGATG GTGTGGGGATATTCAGCTTTGCCAGGTATGGCAGTGATTTTTATAGCTCATACTATGGAGGCAAAGTGAAGAAGCTCCAGAAAAAATCTTCGAGTGACTATTCAGTTTTTGATAACTATTATATTCCTGAAATAACTAGCGTTTTGCTGCTTCGATCTTGTAAG ACTTTAACCCATGAGATTGGACACATATTTGGACTGCGACACTGCCAGTGGCTTGCCTGCCTAATGCAGGGCTCCAACCACCTGGAGGAAGCGGACCGGCGCCCTCTAAACCTTTGCCCTATCTGTTTGCGCAAGTTGCAGTGCGCTATTGGCTTCAACATTGTAGAAAGATACAAAGTAAAtgggggccagggcagggggcacTGG gcGCTAGTGAGGTGGATTGATGATGACTCTGCTGACACACCTGGAGTGACTCCAAAAAATAGCCGTGCGGATAATGTGAACTTGCCGAAACCTGTTGAAGCTTTTAAGGAATGGAAAGAGTGGATAATAAAATGCCTTGCTGTTCTTCAAAAATGA
- the AMZ2 gene encoding archaemetzincin-2 isoform X2 — MQTLRHSEQTLKTALISKNPVLVSQYEKLDVGEQRLMNEAFQPATELFGPITLHSQSDWITTHPEAPQDFEQFFSDPYRKTPSPEKRSIYIQPIGSLGNTRIISEEYVKWLKGYCEAFFYGLTVKLLEPIPVSATRCSFRVNDNTQNLQIHAGHILNFLKRKKPEDAFCVVGITMIDLYPRDSWNFVFGQASLTDGVGIFSFARYGSDFYSSYYGGKVKKLQKKSSSDYSVFDNYYIPEITSVLLLRSCKTLTHEIGHIFGLRHCQWLACLMQGSNHLEEADRRPLNLCPICLRKLQCAIGFNIVERYKALVRWIDDDSADTPGVTPKNSRADNVNLPKPVEAFKEWKEWIIKCLAVLQK, encoded by the exons ATGCAAACATTACGGCACTCTGAACAGACGCTAAAAACAGCTCTCATCTCAAAGAACCCAGTGCTTGTGTCACAGTATGAGAAATTAGATGTTGGGGAACAGCGTTTAATGAATGAAGCCTTCCAGCCAGCCACTGAACTCTTTGGACCTATTACCTTGCATTCACAATCAGATTGGATCACCACCCATCCTGAGGCTCCCCAAGACTTTGAGCAGTTTTTCAGTGATCCTTACAGAAAGACACCCTCTCCAGAGAAACGCAGTATTTATATACAGCCCATTG GATCTCTAGGAAACACCAGAATTATCAGTGAAGAATATGTTAAATGGCTCAAGGGGTACTGTGAAGCATTTTTCTATGGCTTGACAGTAAAACTCCTGGAACCGATTCCTGTTTCTGCAACGAGGTGTTCCTTTAGAGTCAATGATAACACACAAAACCTACAAATTCATGCAG ggCACATCCTGAatttcttaaaaaggaagaaacctgAAGATGCCTTCTGTGTTGTGGGGATAACAATGATTGATCTCTACCCAAGAGACTCCTGGAATTTTGTCTTTGGACAGGCCTCTTTGACAGATG GTGTGGGGATATTCAGCTTTGCCAGGTATGGCAGTGATTTTTATAGCTCATACTATGGAGGCAAAGTGAAGAAGCTCCAGAAAAAATCTTCGAGTGACTATTCAGTTTTTGATAACTATTATATTCCTGAAATAACTAGCGTTTTGCTGCTTCGATCTTGTAAG ACTTTAACCCATGAGATTGGACACATATTTGGACTGCGACACTGCCAGTGGCTTGCCTGCCTAATGCAGGGCTCCAACCACCTGGAGGAAGCGGACCGGCGCCCTCTAAACCTTTGCCCTATCTGTTTGCGCAAGTTGCAGTGCGCTATTGGCTTCAACATTGTAGAAAGATACAAA gcGCTAGTGAGGTGGATTGATGATGACTCTGCTGACACACCTGGAGTGACTCCAAAAAATAGCCGTGCGGATAATGTGAACTTGCCGAAACCTGTTGAAGCTTTTAAGGAATGGAAAGAGTGGATAATAAAATGCCTTGCTGTTCTTCAAAAATGA